A window of the Thermus thermophilus HB8 genome harbors these coding sequences:
- the fni gene encoding type 2 isopentenyl-diphosphate Delta-isomerase, with product MNIRERKRKHLEACLEGEVAYQKTTTGLEGFRLRYQALAGLALSEVDLTTPFLGKTLKAPFLIGAMTGGEENGERINLALAEAAEALGVGMMLGSGRILLERPEALRSFRVRKVAPKALLIANLGLAQLRRYGRDDLLRLVEMLEADALAFHVNPLQEAVQRGDTDFRGLVERLAELLPLPFPVMVKEVGHGLSREAALALRDLPLAAVDVAGAGGTSWARVEEWVRFGEVRHPELCEIGIPTARAILEVREVLPHLPLVASGGVYTGTDGAKALALGADLLAVARPLLRPALEGAERVAAWIGDYLEELRTALFAIGARNPKEARGRVERV from the coding sequence GTGAACATCCGGGAGAGGAAGCGGAAGCACCTCGAGGCCTGCCTGGAAGGCGAGGTGGCCTACCAGAAGACCACCACGGGGCTGGAAGGCTTCCGCCTCCGCTACCAGGCCCTGGCGGGCCTCGCCCTGAGCGAGGTGGACCTCACCACCCCCTTCCTGGGGAAGACCCTGAAGGCCCCCTTCCTCATCGGGGCCATGACCGGGGGGGAGGAAAACGGGGAGAGGATCAACCTGGCCCTGGCGGAGGCCGCGGAGGCCTTAGGGGTGGGGATGATGCTGGGCTCGGGCAGGATCCTTCTGGAGCGCCCCGAGGCCCTAAGGAGCTTCCGGGTGCGGAAGGTGGCCCCAAAGGCGCTCCTCATCGCCAACCTGGGCCTCGCCCAGCTCAGGCGCTACGGGCGGGACGACCTCCTCCGGCTCGTGGAGATGCTGGAGGCGGACGCCCTCGCCTTCCACGTGAACCCCCTCCAGGAGGCGGTGCAGCGGGGGGACACGGACTTCCGGGGCCTGGTGGAGAGGCTCGCCGAACTCCTCCCCCTCCCCTTCCCCGTGATGGTGAAGGAGGTGGGGCACGGCCTCTCCCGGGAGGCGGCCCTGGCCCTACGGGACCTGCCCTTGGCGGCGGTGGACGTGGCCGGGGCCGGGGGGACGAGCTGGGCCCGGGTGGAGGAGTGGGTGCGCTTCGGGGAGGTGCGCCACCCGGAGCTCTGCGAGATCGGGATCCCCACGGCGCGGGCCATCCTCGAGGTGCGGGAGGTCCTGCCCCACCTCCCCCTCGTGGCCTCCGGCGGGGTCTACACGGGGACGGACGGGGCCAAGGCCCTGGCCCTGGGGGCGGACCTCCTGGCGGTGGCCCGCCCCCTCCTCAGGCCCGCCCTGGAGGGGGCGGAAAGGGTGGCGGCCTGGATCGGGGACTACCTGGAAGAACTTAGGACCGCCCTCTTCGCCATCGGGGCGAGGAACCCGAAGGAAGCCCGGGGGCGGGTGGAGCGGGTGTAG
- a CDS encoding glycoside hydrolase family 36 protein: MRLNLGGAEVFLRAEGLEEAPGGVRLWGREVRVFPPFPAKGFFRHGWQSWSLAAWVDPAQAPTPLLPEARRPQADDPFLLEAGAWWGSGVGALRGPDGRALLLGALDLGARVLGREDLLLGRYAGKGGAWFLAYGPEEEVFAAYARLLPRRLSGRPPRVWCSWYSFYTRIGEDLLLRVLDEVAAFSFEVFQIDDGWQRALGDWEPNDRFPRGMAFLAERIRERGLRAGLWFAPFLVTADSPLFQKRPDWVLRDGEGRPVRAGFNWGRPLYALDAGNEEVVEWAADLVRKALAWGYDYLKLDFLYAAALPGAEGEARYRKAMARLREAAGEAYLLFCGAPVLASLGLADGLRVGPDVAPYWDNEERSFWLADPTGPGLRNALRSTLHRLWLMENVHVDPDVVYFRTRFNLLSPEEMRLQEALAHFTGFKATSDPPSWLLPEEKGRLEAFLAREVPVRRLGPYRFRVGEEEVDYAPLL; this comes from the coding sequence ATGAGGCTAAACCTAGGAGGAGCGGAGGTTTTCCTCAGGGCGGAGGGCCTGGAGGAGGCCCCGGGGGGAGTGCGCCTTTGGGGCAGGGAGGTGCGGGTCTTTCCCCCTTTCCCCGCCAAGGGGTTCTTCCGCCACGGCTGGCAGAGCTGGAGCCTCGCCGCCTGGGTGGACCCCGCTCAGGCCCCCACGCCCCTCCTCCCCGAGGCGCGCCGCCCCCAGGCGGATGACCCCTTCCTCCTGGAGGCCGGGGCGTGGTGGGGAAGCGGCGTGGGGGCCCTTAGGGGGCCGGACGGGAGGGCGCTCCTTCTCGGCGCCCTGGACCTTGGGGCCAGGGTCCTGGGCCGGGAGGACCTCCTCCTCGGCCGCTACGCCGGAAAGGGTGGGGCCTGGTTCCTCGCCTACGGCCCGGAGGAGGAGGTCTTCGCCGCCTACGCCCGGCTTCTCCCCAGGCGCCTTTCCGGGAGGCCCCCCAGGGTGTGGTGCTCCTGGTACAGCTTCTACACGAGGATTGGCGAGGACCTCCTTCTTCGGGTTCTGGACGAGGTGGCGGCCTTCTCCTTTGAGGTCTTCCAGATAGACGACGGCTGGCAGCGGGCCCTCGGGGACTGGGAGCCCAACGACCGCTTCCCCCGGGGGATGGCCTTCCTCGCGGAGAGGATCCGGGAACGGGGCTTAAGGGCCGGGCTTTGGTTCGCCCCCTTCCTGGTCACGGCGGACAGCCCCCTCTTCCAAAAGCGGCCCGACTGGGTGCTGAGGGACGGGGAGGGGAGGCCCGTGCGGGCGGGCTTCAACTGGGGCAGGCCCCTCTACGCTCTGGACGCGGGGAACGAGGAGGTGGTGGAGTGGGCCGCGGACCTCGTGCGTAAGGCCCTCGCCTGGGGCTACGACTACCTGAAGCTGGACTTCCTCTACGCCGCCGCCCTTCCCGGGGCCGAGGGGGAGGCCCGCTACCGGAAGGCCATGGCCCGCCTGCGGGAGGCGGCGGGGGAGGCCTACCTCCTCTTCTGCGGGGCCCCCGTCCTCGCCTCCCTGGGCCTCGCCGACGGCCTGCGGGTAGGCCCGGACGTGGCCCCCTACTGGGACAACGAGGAGCGCTCCTTTTGGCTTGCGGACCCCACGGGGCCGGGCCTAAGGAACGCCCTCCGCTCCACCCTCCACCGCCTCTGGCTCATGGAGAACGTCCATGTGGACCCCGATGTGGTCTATTTCCGCACCCGCTTCAACCTGCTTTCCCCCGAGGAGATGCGGCTTCAGGAGGCCTTGGCCCACTTCACCGGCTTCAAGGCCACTTCCGACCCGCCCTCGTGGCTTCTCCCGGAGGAGAAGGGGCGCCTCGAGGCCTTCCTCGCCCGGGAGGTCCCGGTGCGGCGCCTCGGCCCCTACCGCTTTAGGGTAGGGGAGGAGGAGGTGGACTATGCCCCCCTTCTATAA
- a CDS encoding lycopene cyclase domain-containing protein, with product MTYLAFHLVFLLPPLLILLATGFPRPPRLWAYLLMPLIALVYTTPWDNYLVWQGVWGYPEGRVLLRLGYVPLEEYLFFLLQPLLTGAFLHRVAGAPPPGAGGLARVVGGGMWLLLAALGVLLLALGGRYLYLGLTLAYFAPVFVLQWAFGGDLLWGWRRALLLGAGLPTLYLWFADAWAIREGIWWISPRYTLGLGAFGLPLEEMVFFLCTNLAVVQGLLLAWHPEALRRLR from the coding sequence GTGACCTACCTGGCCTTCCACCTCGTCTTCCTCCTCCCACCCCTGCTCATCCTCCTGGCCACGGGCTTTCCCCGGCCCCCCAGGCTCTGGGCCTACCTCCTCATGCCCCTCATCGCCCTCGTCTACACCACTCCCTGGGACAACTACCTGGTGTGGCAGGGGGTCTGGGGCTACCCGGAGGGGAGGGTCCTCCTGCGCCTCGGCTACGTGCCCCTGGAGGAGTACCTCTTCTTCCTCCTCCAGCCCCTCCTCACCGGGGCCTTCCTCCACCGGGTGGCGGGGGCGCCGCCCCCAGGGGCAGGCGGCCTCGCCCGGGTGGTGGGGGGCGGGATGTGGCTTCTTCTGGCCGCCCTGGGGGTCCTCCTCCTGGCCCTGGGAGGGCGGTACCTCTACCTGGGGCTCACCCTCGCCTACTTCGCCCCCGTCTTCGTCCTGCAGTGGGCCTTCGGAGGAGACCTCCTCTGGGGCTGGCGGCGGGCCCTCCTCCTCGGGGCGGGCCTCCCCACCCTCTACCTCTGGTTCGCCGACGCCTGGGCCATCCGGGAGGGGATCTGGTGGATCTCCCCCCGGTACACCCTGGGCCTTGGGGCCTTTGGGCTCCCCCTGGAGGAGATGGTCTTCTTCCTCTGCACCAACCTGGCCGTGGTCCAGGGCCTCCTCCTCGCCTGGCACCCCGAGGCCCTGAGGCGCCTAAGATAG
- the crtI gene encoding phytoene desaturase family protein has product MRAIVIGSGVGGLSVAIRLAAMGLQVLVLEKLPGPGGRAFVHRAEGFTFDMGPTVITVPPFLEDLFATAPGDPRLYPDFPEEEGLKHTERYVKLIPLDPFYRLHFPDGTYFDYKDDPEHLEGEVARLAPEDLEGYRRFEAHAKALFQKGFLELGFTHFGSLLDLLKVTPDLLRLDAVRPLFGVVSRYFKNPKTRQIFSFEPLLIGGNPLQVPALYAMIHFVERRWGVHFAMGGTGALVRGLVRKLEELGGEIRYGAPVRRILTKGRRAVGVVLQDGEKLAADLVVSNADYVHTYGELLAPEDRTWNGDWRLKRTRLSMSLFVAYFGFRARGDEGERLRHHNVLFSHRYEGLLRDIFWRKVLPEDLAHYLHLPTLTDPSLAPPGHHAAYTLVPVPHNGSGLDWGRLGPEYLEKALRYLDEAGYLPGLMDRLVYTHFITPDYFQWTLNSHLGNAFGPEPVLWQTASFRPKNRSEDVKGLYLVGQSYQPGAGLPSVMMSAKITARLIAHDLGLEKAPKGLLEARG; this is encoded by the coding sequence ATGCGGGCCATCGTCATCGGAAGCGGGGTAGGAGGGCTCTCTGTGGCCATCCGCCTCGCCGCCATGGGCCTTCAGGTCCTGGTCCTGGAGAAGCTCCCGGGGCCCGGAGGCCGGGCCTTCGTCCACCGGGCGGAGGGCTTCACCTTTGACATGGGGCCCACGGTGATCACCGTCCCCCCCTTCCTGGAGGACCTCTTCGCCACCGCCCCAGGCGACCCCAGGCTCTACCCCGACTTCCCCGAGGAGGAAGGGCTTAAGCACACGGAGCGCTACGTGAAGCTCATCCCCTTGGACCCCTTCTACCGCCTCCACTTCCCGGACGGCACCTACTTTGACTACAAGGACGACCCCGAGCACCTGGAGGGCGAGGTGGCTCGCCTCGCCCCGGAGGACCTCGAGGGCTACCGCCGCTTTGAGGCCCACGCCAAGGCCCTCTTCCAGAAGGGCTTTCTGGAACTCGGCTTCACCCACTTCGGAAGCCTCCTGGACCTCCTCAAGGTGACCCCGGACCTCCTCCGCCTGGACGCGGTGCGGCCCCTTTTCGGCGTGGTCTCCCGCTACTTCAAGAACCCCAAGACCCGGCAGATCTTCTCCTTTGAGCCCCTCCTCATCGGAGGGAACCCCCTCCAGGTGCCCGCCCTCTACGCCATGATCCACTTCGTGGAGCGGCGCTGGGGGGTGCACTTCGCCATGGGGGGGACGGGGGCCTTGGTGCGGGGGCTCGTCAGGAAGCTGGAGGAGCTTGGCGGGGAGATCCGCTATGGCGCCCCCGTGCGCCGCATCCTCACCAAGGGGCGGCGCGCCGTGGGGGTGGTCCTCCAGGACGGGGAGAAGCTCGCGGCCGACCTCGTGGTCTCCAACGCCGACTACGTCCACACCTACGGCGAGCTCCTCGCCCCCGAGGACCGCACCTGGAACGGCGACTGGCGCCTCAAGCGCACCCGGCTCTCCATGAGCCTCTTCGTGGCCTACTTCGGCTTCCGGGCCCGGGGGGACGAGGGGGAAAGGCTTAGGCACCACAACGTCCTCTTCTCCCACCGCTACGAGGGGCTTCTCCGGGACATCTTCTGGCGGAAGGTCCTCCCCGAGGACCTCGCCCACTACCTCCACCTCCCCACCCTCACCGACCCCTCCCTGGCCCCCCCCGGGCACCACGCCGCCTACACCCTGGTCCCTGTACCCCACAACGGGAGCGGCCTGGACTGGGGGAGGCTCGGCCCAGAGTACCTGGAAAAGGCCCTCCGTTACCTGGACGAGGCGGGGTACCTCCCCGGGCTCATGGACCGTCTGGTCTACACCCACTTCATCACCCCGGACTACTTCCAGTGGACCCTGAATAGCCACCTGGGCAACGCCTTCGGCCCCGAGCCCGTGCTCTGGCAGACGGCCTCCTTCAGGCCCAAGAACCGCTCCGAGGACGTGAAGGGGCTCTACCTGGTGGGGCAGAGCTACCAGCCGGGGGCAGGGCTTCCCAGCGTGATGATGTCCGCCAAGATCACGGCCCGGCTCATCGCCCACGACCTGGGCCTGGAAAAGGCCCCTAAGGGCCTTCTGGAGGCGCGGGGGTGA
- a CDS encoding YbgA family protein → MSPGAWPRPRVVVSACLGFAAVRYSGELIPDKVVAALKEHVDFVPVCPEVEIGLGVPRPVVRLVRGEEGPRMVQPKTGEDLTERMRAFSQRFLQGLGEVEGFLLKNRSPSCALKDAKRYAHAEGGGVVGKGPGLFAQAVEEAFPLLPKEDEGRLTNPRIRAHFFTRIFALARLRRVEDLPGLMAFHARYKLLLLAYNQKEARALGRLLAGAKGRPFPEVHGAYEEGFLRATERPWRLGAMADALLHAFGHFKKALAPREKAHFLDLLADFREERLPLEAPLALLASWARRFAEPYVEAQALLEPYPRALMHVPGA, encoded by the coding sequence ATGAGCCCAGGGGCGTGGCCCAGGCCCCGCGTTGTGGTGAGCGCCTGCCTGGGGTTCGCCGCGGTGCGCTACTCGGGGGAGCTCATCCCCGACAAGGTGGTGGCGGCCCTAAAGGAGCACGTGGACTTCGTCCCCGTCTGCCCGGAGGTGGAGATCGGCCTCGGGGTGCCGAGGCCCGTGGTGCGCCTGGTGCGGGGGGAGGAGGGCCCGAGGATGGTCCAGCCCAAGACGGGGGAGGACCTCACGGAGAGGATGCGGGCCTTCAGCCAGCGCTTCCTCCAGGGCCTCGGGGAGGTGGAGGGCTTCCTCCTCAAGAACCGCTCCCCCTCCTGCGCCCTGAAGGACGCCAAGCGCTACGCCCACGCCGAGGGGGGCGGGGTGGTGGGGAAAGGCCCCGGGCTTTTCGCCCAGGCGGTGGAGGAGGCCTTCCCCCTCCTTCCCAAGGAGGACGAGGGGAGGCTCACCAACCCTCGCATCCGGGCCCACTTCTTCACCCGCATCTTCGCCCTGGCCCGGCTTCGGCGGGTGGAGGACCTCCCCGGCCTCATGGCCTTCCACGCCCGTTACAAGCTCCTCCTCCTGGCTTATAACCAGAAGGAGGCGAGGGCCCTGGGCCGCCTCCTCGCCGGGGCTAAGGGGAGGCCCTTTCCCGAGGTCCATGGGGCCTACGAGGAGGGGTTTTTGCGGGCCACGGAGAGGCCCTGGCGTCTCGGGGCCATGGCGGACGCCCTCCTCCACGCCTTCGGCCACTTTAAGAAGGCCCTCGCCCCAAGGGAGAAGGCCCACTTCCTGGATCTCCTTGCGGACTTCCGCGAGGAGCGCCTGCCCCTCGAGGCCCCCCTGGCCCTCCTCGCCTCCTGGGCCCGGCGCTTCGCCGAGCCCTACGTGGAGGCCCAGGCCCTCCTGGAGCCGTATCCCCGGGCCCTGATGCACGTCCCCGGGGCCTAG
- a CDS encoding lysophospholipid acyltransferase family protein: protein MADLWETLKERPTGKALRLLVEALVLRSLKESLRGVYLRGEAPEGPLVLALNHHGFFDGHLAWLLGKLCRRPLSLLVAEENLRAYPVLKLAGALEAGRVREALRRLRRGEWVALFPEGEMRYPGPLGPLREGANWLARKAGVPLLPVALRVVLRGYEHPEAFLWVGRPLPPGGDLGRALGGLLQALDALLAKTHPREVPEGFREVLRGRRSLEERVLPLVRLLRP from the coding sequence GTGGCCGACCTCTGGGAGACCCTAAAGGAAAGGCCCACGGGCAAGGCCCTGCGCCTCCTGGTGGAGGCCCTGGTCCTCCGGAGCCTCAAGGAAAGCCTCCGGGGAGTCTACCTGCGGGGGGAGGCGCCCGAAGGTCCCCTGGTCCTCGCCCTGAACCACCACGGCTTCTTTGACGGCCACCTGGCGTGGCTTCTGGGGAAGCTCTGCCGTAGGCCCCTAAGCCTCCTCGTGGCCGAGGAGAACCTTCGGGCCTACCCCGTGCTGAAGCTCGCCGGGGCCCTCGAGGCGGGAAGGGTCCGGGAGGCCCTGCGAAGGCTCAGGCGGGGGGAGTGGGTGGCCCTCTTCCCCGAGGGGGAGATGCGCTACCCTGGGCCCCTGGGGCCCCTTCGGGAGGGGGCCAACTGGCTTGCGCGGAAAGCGGGGGTCCCCCTCCTCCCCGTGGCCCTAAGGGTGGTCCTCCGGGGATACGAGCACCCCGAGGCCTTCCTCTGGGTGGGCAGGCCCCTTCCTCCTGGAGGGGACCTGGGGAGGGCCTTGGGGGGGCTTCTCCAGGCGCTGGACGCCCTCCTCGCCAAAACCCACCCCCGGGAGGTGCCGGAGGGCTTCCGGGAGGTGCTTCGGGGGAGGCGGAGCCTGGAGGAAAGGGTGCTTCCCCTGGTGAGGCTGCTCCGGCCATGA
- the galT gene encoding galactose-1-phosphate uridylyltransferase: MPPFYKRLHRKKDGRELFLYGLMPLEGPPLPEDAEPFRPAPHLRYHPLRGEWVVYAAHRQGRTFLPPKEHCPLCPSREGGFPTEIPFPSFQVAVFENRFPSFVEEAPPPPEGLPVPAGRALGRCEVVVYTPAHTGSLATLTEEERLLLAWAWRDRYEALYALPGVRFVMPFENRGEAVGVTLHHPHGQIYAYPFVPPVLERESQAFRERPVLLRLFPSLGPYVVDEEEGFLAFVPPFARYPFEVWVAPVERHPGPWTFSEGEMAAFARLLGRVVARYDALFGEPFPYVMVFHAAPLGEEATFHFHVEFYPPRRTRDKLKFLAGTELGAGTFVVDALPEETAKALRAALP; the protein is encoded by the coding sequence ATGCCCCCCTTCTATAAGCGCCTCCACCGGAAGAAGGACGGCCGGGAGCTCTTCCTCTACGGCCTAATGCCCCTCGAGGGCCCCCCTCTCCCCGAAGACGCCGAGCCCTTCCGCCCCGCCCCCCACCTCCGCTACCACCCCTTGCGGGGGGAGTGGGTGGTCTACGCCGCCCACCGCCAGGGGCGCACCTTCCTCCCCCCCAAGGAGCACTGCCCCTTGTGCCCGAGCCGGGAAGGGGGCTTCCCCACGGAGATCCCCTTCCCCTCCTTTCAGGTGGCCGTCTTTGAGAACCGCTTCCCCTCCTTCGTGGAGGAAGCCCCTCCCCCTCCCGAGGGGCTTCCCGTGCCCGCGGGGAGGGCCTTGGGGCGGTGCGAGGTGGTGGTCTACACCCCCGCCCACACGGGAAGCCTCGCCACCCTCACGGAGGAGGAAAGGCTCCTTTTGGCCTGGGCGTGGCGGGACCGGTACGAGGCCCTCTACGCCCTTCCCGGGGTGCGCTTCGTCATGCCCTTTGAGAATAGGGGAGAGGCGGTGGGGGTCACCCTCCACCACCCCCACGGCCAGATCTACGCCTACCCCTTCGTGCCGCCCGTCCTGGAGCGGGAAAGCCAGGCCTTCCGGGAGAGGCCCGTGCTCCTTAGGCTTTTCCCGAGCCTTGGGCCCTACGTGGTGGACGAGGAGGAGGGCTTCCTCGCCTTCGTCCCCCCCTTCGCCCGCTACCCCTTTGAGGTCTGGGTGGCCCCCGTGGAAAGGCACCCCGGTCCCTGGACCTTCTCCGAGGGGGAGATGGCGGCCTTCGCCAGGCTCTTGGGCCGGGTGGTGGCCCGGTACGACGCCCTCTTTGGGGAGCCCTTCCCTTACGTCATGGTCTTCCACGCCGCGCCCTTGGGGGAGGAGGCCACCTTTCACTTCCACGTGGAGTTCTACCCCCCGAGGCGCACCCGGGACAAGCTCAAATTCCTGGCGGGGACGGAGCTCGGGGCGGGGACGTTCGTGGTGGACGCCCTGCCCGAGGAGACCGCGAAGGCCCTTAGGGCGGCGTTGCCGTGA
- the mntA gene encoding type VII toxin-antitoxin system MntA family adenylyltransferase antitoxin: MRAPEESLREVLARFPQVQAAFLFGSRAEGRARADSDWDLALLLSPEEPDPTLEVLGALVEAGLERVDLVLLHRAPPLLAFLAVKGKPVFLREGFDLGSYVSRVAREWWDTEPLLRVQREALKRRWLDPS; this comes from the coding sequence GTGAGGGCCCCGGAAGAAAGCCTTCGCGAAGTCCTCGCCCGCTTTCCCCAGGTCCAGGCCGCCTTCCTCTTCGGCTCCCGCGCCGAGGGAAGGGCGCGAGCGGACAGCGATTGGGACCTCGCCCTCCTCCTCTCCCCGGAGGAGCCCGACCCCACCCTCGAGGTCCTGGGAGCCCTGGTGGAAGCGGGGCTGGAACGGGTAGACCTGGTCCTCCTCCACCGGGCCCCGCCCCTTCTCGCCTTCCTCGCCGTGAAGGGGAAGCCCGTCTTTCTCCGCGAAGGTTTTGACCTCGGAAGCTACGTCTCCCGCGTGGCCCGGGAGTGGTGGGACACCGAGCCCCTCCTCCGGGTCCAGCGGGAGGCCCTAAAACGGAGGTGGCTTGACCCGTCCTGA
- a CDS encoding type II toxin-antitoxin system VapC family toxin, producing the protein MVSEAVKRRPHPKVVAFLRHLKVGEAYLSALTLGELVQGVARAPEARRAILSRWLSGLKASFSGRILPLDAEVMELWGELTGNAMREGKPLSPLDAMLAATTLRHGLILATRNTEDFRHVPVPLVNPWEG; encoded by the coding sequence GTGGTCTCCGAGGCCGTCAAGCGGCGGCCTCACCCCAAGGTGGTGGCCTTCCTGCGCCACCTTAAAGTGGGGGAGGCGTACCTCTCCGCCCTCACCTTGGGCGAACTGGTCCAGGGGGTGGCCCGGGCCCCGGAAGCCCGAAGGGCCATCCTCAGCCGATGGCTCTCGGGGCTGAAGGCGAGCTTCTCGGGGCGGATCCTTCCCCTAGACGCCGAGGTGATGGAGCTCTGGGGCGAGCTCACCGGAAACGCCATGAGGGAGGGCAAGCCCCTCTCTCCCCTAGACGCCATGCTGGCGGCCACGACCCTGCGGCACGGCCTGATCCTGGCCACCCGGAACACCGAGGACTTCCGCCACGTTCCCGTGCCCCTCGTGAACCCCTGGGAAGGGTAA
- a CDS encoding type II toxin-antitoxin system Phd/YefM family antitoxin: MKAIWQLQEAKARFSEVVERALKGEPQLVLRRGKKAVVVLDWETYARLTGEEASVLEALRPPKTLPNEEVEALFQRQKTGFREVDF; encoded by the coding sequence GTGAAGGCCATCTGGCAACTCCAAGAGGCCAAAGCCCGCTTTTCCGAGGTGGTGGAGCGGGCCCTCAAGGGGGAGCCCCAGCTCGTCCTCCGGCGGGGTAAGAAGGCGGTGGTGGTGCTGGACTGGGAGACCTACGCCCGGCTCACGGGGGAAGAGGCCTCGGTCCTCGAGGCCCTAAGACCCCCCAAGACCCTCCCCAATGAGGAGGTGGAAGCCCTCTTCCAAAGGCAAAAGACGGGCTTCCGGGAGGTGGACTTCTGA
- a CDS encoding glycosyltransferase, with protein MSGDFFFGVFLFLLLRWLALLFNLLAFPRLRPRPTPPKPTASLLVPARNEAENLKRTLPALLRQGALEVLVLDDLSEDGTAQAALEAAGNHPAFRLLRGAPPPPGWTGKNWACFQLAQEARGEVLVFTDADVLWEEGALGGLLEALEGKEMVSALPRQEVGLREGALVAFVMNGLLSFLPHPLLEGLRVANGQVLAFRRAAYLALGGHEAVKGEVLEDVALARRARTYGLFLGGGLFRARMYRGYGEAVAGFAKNFLAVHLKNPAVLLGSAFYHLALYTLPWFFGRWELGLMGLLERLWVQKALGGPLWPALLTPLAPLLLLPVYLLALLPGRRWKGRKV; from the coding sequence ATGAGCGGGGACTTCTTCTTCGGGGTCTTCCTCTTCCTCCTCCTGAGGTGGCTCGCCCTCCTCTTTAACCTCCTCGCCTTCCCCCGCTTAAGGCCCCGCCCCACACCCCCAAAGCCCACGGCCTCCCTCCTCGTGCCGGCCCGGAACGAGGCGGAGAACCTAAAGAGGACCCTCCCCGCCCTCCTCCGCCAGGGGGCCCTCGAGGTCCTCGTCCTGGACGACCTCTCCGAGGACGGCACCGCCCAAGCGGCCCTCGAGGCGGCGGGAAACCACCCCGCCTTCCGCCTCCTCCGGGGCGCCCCCCCGCCCCCGGGCTGGACGGGGAAGAACTGGGCCTGCTTCCAGCTCGCCCAGGAGGCGCGGGGGGAGGTCTTGGTCTTCACCGACGCCGACGTCCTCTGGGAGGAGGGGGCCCTCGGCGGGCTTCTGGAGGCCCTGGAGGGGAAGGAGATGGTCTCCGCCCTCCCCCGGCAGGAGGTGGGCCTTAGGGAGGGCGCCCTGGTGGCCTTCGTGATGAACGGGCTCCTCTCCTTCCTCCCCCACCCCCTTCTGGAAGGGCTACGGGTGGCGAACGGCCAGGTGCTGGCCTTCCGCAGGGCGGCCTACCTCGCCCTCGGGGGGCACGAGGCGGTGAAGGGAGAGGTCCTGGAGGACGTGGCCCTGGCCCGAAGGGCGCGGACCTACGGCCTCTTCCTGGGCGGGGGGCTTTTCCGGGCGCGGATGTACCGGGGCTATGGGGAGGCGGTGGCGGGCTTTGCGAAGAACTTTCTGGCGGTCCACCTGAAGAACCCCGCCGTCCTCCTGGGCTCCGCCTTCTACCACCTCGCCCTCTACACCCTGCCCTGGTTCTTCGGGCGGTGGGAGCTCGGGCTCATGGGCCTCCTAGAGCGGCTTTGGGTGCAGAAGGCCCTCGGGGGGCCCCTCTGGCCCGCCCTCCTCACGCCCCTCGCCCCCCTTCTCCTCCTCCCCGTCTACCTCCTGGCCCTCCTCCCGGGGAGGCGGTGGAAGGGGCGGAAGGTGTAG